One region of Leishmania panamensis strain MHOM/PA/94/PSC-1 chromosome 28 sequence genomic DNA includes:
- a CDS encoding hypothetical protein (TriTrypDB/GeneDB-style sysID: LpmP.28.1260), whose translation MLPERHGCGDACKNAARRQATADAAAQRRARRHLGNEDAKKRLDKKLGASEAARRKKTKSTHPPPTKKNELTCVETHEEAETASLGLESDDSQQRRKRETRDVRYRRLPL comes from the coding sequence ATGTTGCCTGAGCGGCACGGGTGCGGCGACGCGTGCAAGAACGCGGCACGGCGACaagccaccgccgacgcagcagcgcagcggcgggccCGTCGGCACCTCGGCAATGAGGATGCAAAGAAGCGACTAGACAAGAAGTTGGGGGCGAGCGAGGCGGCCCGTAGAAAGAAGACAAAGTCaactcaccccccccccacaaaaaaaaatgagtTGACATGCGTGGAGACACACGAAGAAGCCGAGACGGCGAGCCTCGGCTTGGAGAGTGACGACTCCCAACAAAGGCGAAAACGAGAAACACGAGACGTCAGGTACAGGCGGCTGCCTCTCTGA